A single Gemmatimonadota bacterium DNA region contains:
- a CDS encoding glycosyltransferase family 9 protein yields MPEDPRRILVIKLRATGDVVLATPVIENLKRRFPRARLSFLSEEASADVLRWNPLLDELIVLPLRRWGSLGIRGSWREQARFYRNLRQRRFDLVFDLFGNPRSALLTWLTGAPERVGFAFRGRRHAYTTVVTPSGRPGHEVLFHLEALEALDIPVTTDRPRVNVPGTAGGKAERWLREHAPDARVLIGLNPGGGWAIKRWPPEFFGRLADALIDGHGVDVLVLWGPGEEGLVARVTGAMRNRPLVLPETTLAELGAFLKRCGLLVSNDSAPMHIAAALNVPTVGIFGPTDPRAQGPWGDGHGVVRKESVDCLGCNRIKCPIGNICMTTLEPGELLEKIRAYIPVGIVGT; encoded by the coding sequence ATGCCCGAAGATCCCAGGCGCATACTGGTCATCAAACTGCGGGCCACCGGAGACGTCGTCCTGGCGACGCCCGTCATCGAGAACCTGAAGCGGCGCTTCCCACGGGCCCGCCTCTCCTTCCTGTCGGAAGAGGCTTCCGCCGACGTCCTGCGGTGGAATCCCTTGCTGGACGAACTCATCGTGCTGCCCCTGCGCCGGTGGGGAAGCCTGGGCATCCGTGGTTCCTGGCGCGAACAGGCGCGGTTCTATCGCAACCTGCGCCAGAGACGCTTCGATCTCGTATTCGACCTCTTCGGAAATCCCCGCAGCGCCTTGTTGACCTGGCTGACCGGTGCGCCGGAACGGGTCGGTTTCGCCTTCCGGGGACGCCGACACGCCTACACCACCGTGGTTACGCCCTCCGGCCGGCCAGGGCACGAGGTCCTGTTCCACCTGGAAGCCCTGGAGGCGCTGGACATCCCGGTGACCACCGACCGGCCGCGTGTCAACGTACCCGGGACGGCCGGCGGGAAAGCAGAACGGTGGCTGCGTGAGCACGCCCCGGACGCGCGCGTGCTGATCGGTCTGAATCCGGGCGGAGGTTGGGCCATCAAGCGCTGGCCGCCCGAGTTTTTCGGCCGCCTGGCCGACGCCCTGATCGATGGACACGGCGTGGATGTCCTGGTCCTGTGGGGTCCGGGCGAGGAAGGGCTCGTCGCGCGGGTAACCGGCGCCATGCGCAACCGCCCCCTCGTGCTTCCGGAGACGACGCTCGCCGAACTCGGCGCATTCCTTAAACGCTGCGGCCTGCTGGTCAGCAACGACAGCGCGCCGATGCACATAGCCGCGGCGCTGAACGTTCCCACCGTCGGCATCTTCGGTCCCACCGACCCCCGCGCACAGGGGCCCTGGGGCGACGGTCACGGCGTGGTGCGGAAGGAAAGCGTCGACTGTCTAGGCTGCAACCGGATCAAGTGTCCGATCGGCAATATATGCATGACGACACTTGAACCCGGGGAGCTGCTGGAGAAGATACGCGCGTATATTCCGGTCGGAATAGTCGGAACTTGA
- a CDS encoding glycosyltransferase family 9 protein — MAGSADTPRRSNARGLMDAPKARRILISRLRYIGDVVLTTPVIRALKRHYAEAELYYLAEAGPAAVLARNPYLKEVIALPDELLPGRSVLTRCGEQLGFLRDLRKRRFDLVIDLFGNPRSALLTLAAGARYRVGYDVRGRGAAYNIKIRRSASLRVVDAYLDAVRSIGVPVDDDRTEVHFSAEDAAWANFWLAKRGVDGDRRIAALNPGASWPAKTWSAGRFAELARRMIEALNLRVLLVAGPGQREAVTGLADMAGHACPVVETASLTRLAALIRRCDLFVSNDCGPMHIATAVGTPTIGLFGPSNPRIWFPYSQAAGHVALEAGADDCCGRDYCVRPVACIESISPCQVLEAAESVLRGTSNRPAE; from the coding sequence ATGGCCGGATCAGCGGATACCCCGCGCAGAAGTAACGCTCGAGGTCTTATGGACGCCCCGAAGGCAAGACGGATCCTCATTTCCCGTTTGCGCTACATCGGCGACGTGGTGCTTACCACGCCGGTGATCAGGGCGTTGAAGCGGCACTACGCGGAAGCGGAACTCTACTACCTCGCAGAGGCGGGACCCGCGGCGGTCCTCGCTCGGAACCCTTACCTGAAAGAGGTGATCGCGCTGCCGGACGAACTCCTGCCGGGCCGGTCCGTGCTGACGCGCTGCGGTGAACAGCTGGGCTTCCTCCGTGATCTGCGAAAGCGCCGTTTCGACCTGGTGATCGATCTCTTCGGCAATCCGCGCAGCGCGCTGCTGACCCTGGCCGCGGGCGCGCGGTACCGGGTCGGTTATGACGTGAGGGGAAGGGGCGCGGCGTACAATATCAAGATCAGGCGGTCGGCTTCGCTTCGTGTAGTGGATGCCTATCTGGATGCGGTCCGTTCGATCGGCGTTCCCGTGGATGACGACCGCACCGAGGTCCACTTCTCCGCCGAAGACGCGGCATGGGCCAATTTCTGGCTCGCGAAGCGGGGCGTGGACGGCGACCGCCGGATCGCCGCGCTGAACCCCGGCGCCAGCTGGCCGGCCAAGACGTGGAGCGCGGGCCGATTCGCCGAACTGGCCCGCCGGATGATCGAAGCGTTGAACCTCCGGGTACTGCTGGTCGCGGGACCGGGGCAGCGGGAGGCCGTGACCGGGTTGGCCGACATGGCGGGCCACGCCTGTCCCGTCGTGGAAACCGCTTCGCTGACCCGGTTGGCCGCGTTGATCCGGCGGTGCGACCTGTTCGTTTCCAATGACTGCGGGCCGATGCATATCGCCACGGCCGTGGGCACGCCCACGATCGGCCTTTTCGGTCCGAGCAACCCGCGGATCTGGTTTCCCTATTCCCAGGCTGCAGGGCACGTCGCCCTGGAGGCCGGTGCGGACGACTGTTGCGGCCGCGATTACTGTGTCCGGCCTGTCGCCTGCATCGAATCGATATCGCCGTGCCAGGTGCTGGAGGCCGCGGAGTCCGTCCTGCGCGGGACCTCCAACCGTCCGGCGGAGTAG
- a CDS encoding glycosyltransferase, producing MLHREKGVQGRISRSPLQPVHGDLLVPEAGQGLAGRKRGGGARGRSGKALRVTADSDGVMAQRERCSIVIPTWNAGYLVERCLRSLKDHGAADRAEIVVVDDGSTADTAERTWATCPDAVLVRHDGNRGFAAACNTGVSRASHEVVVLLNNDVVATGPFLDPLLSHFRDDRVFAVNPRVYQAGDGRPGGGLVRGAMHCGLLRLRWAERESLREGRALTLYANGAAMAVSRSKYLALGGFDTLYAPFYSEDLDLSYRAYLRGWTVLYEPESRLTHEHGATIATRHGRAFIDRVSARNRILFVWRNVRDLRYLVSHVLWMMARFLGAVLKGDLTFPRALMDAARLVDGVRTRRRSDPDPVATDREILGSTSGWAGRES from the coding sequence ATGCTACATCGTGAAAAGGGGGTACAGGGACGGATTTCCCGGTCTCCTCTTCAGCCTGTGCATGGGGATTTACTCGTTCCTGAGGCTGGTCAAGGTCTGGCAGGGAGAAAACGGGGCGGAGGGGCGCGCGGAAGGTCCGGCAAAGCCCTCCGAGTGACGGCCGATTCGGATGGAGTCATGGCACAGCGCGAACGATGCAGTATCGTGATCCCGACGTGGAATGCGGGCTATCTGGTCGAACGGTGCCTGCGTTCATTGAAAGACCACGGGGCAGCGGACCGGGCGGAGATCGTGGTAGTGGACGACGGGAGCACGGCCGACACGGCCGAAAGGACGTGGGCGACCTGTCCGGACGCGGTCCTGGTCAGGCACGACGGGAACAGGGGGTTCGCCGCAGCCTGCAACACGGGGGTGTCGCGGGCTTCGCACGAGGTCGTGGTCCTGCTCAACAACGACGTCGTCGCCACCGGCCCCTTCCTGGATCCCCTCCTTTCCCATTTCCGTGACGATCGGGTGTTCGCCGTCAATCCACGGGTCTACCAGGCCGGGGACGGGCGTCCCGGCGGCGGTCTCGTGCGGGGCGCCATGCACTGCGGACTGCTGCGGCTGAGGTGGGCGGAACGTGAGTCCCTGCGGGAAGGCCGCGCACTCACCCTCTACGCCAACGGGGCCGCCATGGCGGTATCCCGGTCGAAGTACCTGGCACTGGGCGGATTCGATACGTTGTACGCCCCGTTCTACTCGGAAGACCTGGACCTGTCCTATCGCGCGTACCTGCGGGGGTGGACCGTGCTGTATGAACCGGAAAGCCGGCTCACCCACGAACACGGCGCGACGATCGCCACGCGGCACGGCCGGGCCTTCATCGACCGCGTCAGCGCGAGAAACCGGATTCTCTTCGTGTGGCGCAACGTGCGGGACCTCAGGTACCTGGTGTCGCATGTCCTCTGGATGATGGCTCGTTTCCTCGGCGCGGTGCTGAAGGGCGACCTGACCTTCCCGCGTGCGCTGATGGACGCGGCGCGCCTCGTGGATGGGGTGAGGACGCGGCGGCGATCCGACCCGGATCCCGTAGCAACCGACCGCGAGATCCTGGGGTCGACGTCCGGGTGGGCGGGCCGCGAAAGTTGA
- a CDS encoding glycosyltransferase family 2 protein, with translation MQSLTVVVITYNEERKLRRCLDPVSWADEIIVVDSGSTDGTVEIAESCGGRVFQRPWSGFADQRNFGMEQARGDWILFLDADEYVTEGLEARIRDLLRSGGDFDGYKIHRQEHFLRFPIRHGTLNPSYQPRLLKNGKGYWTGGAHAHIEINGHGEPGLIHEDLYHDSHNTLSDFIARIDQYTSVDAEERIQAGQRVGRLRLVFSPLGMAWKCYIVKRGYRDGFPGLLFSLCMGIYSFLRLVKVWQGENGAEGRAEGPAKPSE, from the coding sequence ATGCAATCGCTGACCGTCGTCGTGATCACGTACAATGAGGAGCGCAAGCTCCGGCGCTGCCTGGACCCGGTTTCCTGGGCCGATGAGATCATCGTGGTGGACAGCGGCAGCACCGACGGCACGGTGGAAATCGCGGAATCCTGCGGAGGACGGGTGTTTCAGCGGCCGTGGTCCGGTTTCGCCGACCAGCGGAACTTCGGCATGGAGCAGGCCCGGGGAGACTGGATCCTCTTTCTCGACGCGGATGAATACGTCACGGAAGGTCTCGAAGCGCGGATCCGAGACCTGCTGCGGTCCGGCGGGGATTTCGACGGGTACAAGATCCACCGCCAGGAACACTTTCTCCGGTTTCCCATCCGGCACGGAACGCTCAACCCAAGCTACCAGCCCCGACTCCTCAAAAACGGCAAGGGGTACTGGACCGGCGGTGCGCACGCCCACATCGAGATAAACGGCCACGGCGAACCGGGACTGATCCACGAAGACCTTTACCACGATTCGCACAACACGCTCTCCGATTTCATCGCCCGGATCGACCAATACACTTCCGTGGACGCGGAAGAGCGGATCCAGGCGGGACAGCGCGTGGGACGGCTGCGCCTGGTGTTTTCCCCCCTCGGCATGGCCTGGAAATGCTACATCGTGAAAAGGGGGTACAGGGACGGATTTCCCGGTCTCCTCTTCAGCCTGTGCATGGGGATTTACTCGTTCCTGAGGCTGGTCAAGGTCTGGCAGGGAGAAAACGGGGCGGAGGGGCGCGCGGAAGGTCCGGCAAAGCCCTCCGAGTGA
- a CDS encoding glycosyltransferase family 2 protein, which produces MSLSVIIIARNEAPRIEACLQSARFADEIVLVDSGSTDDTVAIARQYADRVVESEWLGYGPTKQLALEHATGDWVLWLDADERVPQDLRDEITAVMDKGDRVGYRIARKTLFLGHWIRHCGWYPDYVLRLFRRGADPRFTGDEVHEALRIRGPVGDLKHPMIHDTDPTLHHYLDKFNSFTSLGARQLYRSGRRFRLTDLVFRPIFTLFKMYVLRRGFLDGLPGFILCGLSACYVFTKYAKLWHLHLRGSADAESGAGGRSS; this is translated from the coding sequence ATGTCCCTCTCCGTCATCATCATCGCCCGGAACGAAGCCCCTCGGATCGAAGCCTGCCTGCAGAGCGCGCGGTTCGCCGACGAGATCGTGCTCGTGGACTCGGGGAGCACCGACGATACCGTCGCCATCGCGCGCCAATACGCCGACCGTGTCGTCGAATCGGAGTGGCTGGGCTACGGGCCGACCAAGCAACTGGCCCTGGAGCACGCCACGGGCGACTGGGTGCTCTGGCTGGATGCCGACGAGCGCGTTCCACAGGACCTGCGGGATGAAATCACCGCCGTCATGGACAAGGGGGACCGCGTCGGTTACCGGATCGCGAGGAAGACGCTTTTCCTGGGGCACTGGATCCGGCATTGCGGATGGTACCCCGACTACGTGCTGCGCCTCTTCCGGCGCGGGGCCGATCCCCGGTTCACCGGCGACGAGGTCCACGAGGCGCTGCGCATCCGGGGACCGGTCGGCGACCTGAAGCACCCCATGATCCACGATACCGATCCCACCCTCCACCACTACCTGGACAAGTTCAACAGCTTCACCAGTCTCGGCGCCCGCCAGCTCTACCGCTCGGGCAGGCGTTTCCGTTTGACAGATCTGGTTTTCCGTCCGATTTTTACCCTGTTCAAAATGTACGTGTTGCGTAGAGGTTTCCTGGACGGCCTGCCGGGATTCATCCTGTGCGGCCTTTCCGCCTGTTACGTTTTCACCAAGTACGCCAAGCTCTGGCACCTTCACCTCCGGGGCTCCGCCGACGCCGAGTCGGGCGCGGGGGGCCGATCCTCCTGA
- a CDS encoding cation acetate symporter: MSVQAWTYFFVALSFGLYLFIAWRTRVRDTRGFYVAGRGVPAAANGMATAADWMSAASFISMAGLISTMGYAGGVYLMGWTGGYVLLALLLAPYLRKFGHYTVPDFVGDRFASDLARVVAVSCAIFISFTYVAGQMRGVGVVFSRFLEVDIHIGVIIGMAIVFIYATLGGMKGITWTQVAQYWVLITAFLIPAIAISIKLTGSPLPQAGLGSTLEPSIAGETGVYLLEKLNQIQADLGFSSYTATFVGGWDKVNVFCVALALMVGTAGLPHVLVRFYTVKSVKAARWSAFWALLFISLLYLTAPATAAFARYYMIDSLNGKTAQELPSWFENWEKTGLILWMDDGDGVMRYSAGYDNEIFRGGSLSHTELSSIQVDHQSWLDSDGAEGADGRTALRARGLSGPDRDIIVLATPEMAELASWIIALVAAGGLAAALSTASGLLLVISSSVSHDLYYRVLRPNASESQRLSVGRSVIGVAVIVAGVFGIYPPGFVSQVVAFAFGLAAASFFPAIVLGIFSKRVGTIPAVCGILAGIGFTAFYIIACVFFGMETWTFGLFANGISPQGIGTIGMLINFAVTLGLTPLFPRPGREIEAMVDSVREPEDAGPAVMIESAPEH; encoded by the coding sequence ATGTCGGTACAGGCTTGGACCTATTTCTTTGTAGCCCTCTCTTTCGGCCTCTATCTCTTTATCGCGTGGCGTACCCGGGTCCGGGACACCCGGGGCTTCTACGTCGCCGGTCGGGGCGTCCCCGCGGCGGCCAACGGCATGGCCACGGCCGCCGACTGGATGAGCGCGGCATCCTTCATTTCCATGGCCGGGCTGATTTCCACCATGGGATACGCCGGCGGCGTCTATCTCATGGGCTGGACAGGCGGTTACGTGCTGCTGGCGCTGCTGCTGGCGCCGTACCTCCGGAAATTCGGCCACTATACCGTGCCGGATTTCGTAGGCGACCGCTTCGCATCGGACCTCGCGCGCGTGGTGGCTGTCTCGTGCGCCATTTTCATCAGCTTTACATACGTGGCGGGGCAGATGCGCGGCGTGGGCGTCGTCTTCAGCCGGTTTCTCGAGGTGGACATCCATATCGGCGTCATCATCGGGATGGCCATTGTCTTCATCTACGCCACGCTCGGGGGAATGAAGGGCATCACGTGGACCCAGGTCGCCCAGTACTGGGTGCTTATCACCGCCTTTCTGATCCCCGCCATCGCCATCAGCATCAAGCTCACGGGAAGCCCCCTGCCGCAGGCGGGGCTCGGCAGCACGCTGGAGCCTTCGATCGCGGGCGAGACGGGCGTATACCTGCTGGAGAAGCTCAACCAGATACAGGCCGACCTGGGGTTCAGCAGTTACACGGCCACCTTCGTGGGAGGGTGGGACAAGGTCAACGTATTCTGCGTGGCCCTCGCGCTCATGGTGGGCACGGCGGGCCTGCCCCACGTGCTCGTCCGGTTCTATACCGTCAAATCGGTCAAGGCGGCCCGGTGGAGCGCCTTCTGGGCGCTGCTCTTCATATCCCTGCTGTACCTTACCGCGCCCGCGACCGCGGCCTTCGCGCGGTATTACATGATCGACAGCCTGAACGGGAAGACTGCTCAGGAACTTCCGTCCTGGTTCGAGAACTGGGAGAAGACCGGCCTGATCCTGTGGATGGACGACGGAGACGGCGTCATGCGGTATTCGGCCGGTTACGACAACGAGATTTTCCGCGGCGGGTCCCTGTCGCACACGGAACTGTCCTCCATACAGGTCGACCACCAGTCCTGGCTCGATTCGGACGGCGCGGAGGGTGCGGATGGGCGCACGGCCCTCAGGGCCCGGGGGCTTTCCGGTCCGGACCGTGACATCATCGTGCTGGCGACGCCGGAAATGGCCGAACTGGCCAGCTGGATCATCGCGCTCGTCGCGGCCGGCGGTCTGGCGGCGGCCCTGTCCACGGCCAGCGGGCTGCTGCTCGTTATTTCGTCCAGTGTTTCCCACGACCTGTACTACCGCGTACTGCGCCCGAACGCGAGCGAGAGCCAGCGCCTCTCCGTGGGCCGTAGCGTGATTGGCGTAGCCGTGATCGTGGCCGGTGTATTCGGTATCTACCCACCGGGTTTCGTCAGCCAGGTGGTGGCTTTTGCCTTCGGCCTTGCCGCCGCGAGCTTCTTCCCCGCCATCGTACTGGGCATTTTCAGCAAGCGCGTGGGTACGATACCCGCCGTTTGCGGAATCCTGGCCGGTATCGGCTTTACGGCTTTCTACATCATCGCATGCGTATTCTTCGGCATGGAAACCTGGACCTTCGGACTGTTCGCCAACGGCATCAGTCCCCAGGGGATCGGGACGATCGGCATGCTGATCAACTTCGCCGTGACCCTGGGGCTCACGCCGCTTTTCCCCAGGCCCGGCAGGGAAATCGAGGCCATGGTCGACTCGGTCAGGGAACCGGAAGACGCGGGACCCGCGGTGATGATCGAGTCGGCACCGGAACATTGA
- a CDS encoding DUF4212 domain-containing protein, with translation MSDSTDTAGSRAAAALRRYWRANIRIMAVLLGLWALAGLGAGILFADTLNAYRISGTGFPLGFWFAHQGSIIVFVLLILAYCLYMNRLDNRHRRELETTRQEG, from the coding sequence ATGTCTGATTCGACGGACACCGCCGGCAGCAGGGCCGCCGCGGCGCTGCGCCGCTACTGGCGGGCCAACATACGGATCATGGCCGTGCTGCTCGGGCTGTGGGCCCTGGCCGGACTGGGGGCCGGCATCCTGTTCGCGGACACGCTCAACGCGTATCGCATATCCGGCACCGGCTTCCCCCTGGGGTTCTGGTTTGCCCACCAGGGCAGCATCATCGTCTTCGTGTTGCTCATACTGGCTTACTGCCTGTACATGAACCGCCTGGACAACCGGCACCGCCGGGAACTCGAAACCACCAGACAGGAAGGGTAG
- a CDS encoding class I SAM-dependent methyltransferase has translation MTRPLPAHTMLPAQANASMARERVNMATKLDLGCGPFGKLEGAVGLDINDAAHVDVVHSLDDYPYPFDDAQFDHVEMSHILEHILQPARAMDEVYRIARSGASIRIVTPHYSSQLSYGDLTHYHHFGYVTITQMCRDGRFRMDECRLIFSDVYRVLGISLLANWSPRRWEKYLAFIFPGMYVEARLTVVKP, from the coding sequence TTGACACGACCCCTGCCCGCCCATACCATGTTGCCCGCTCAGGCGAACGCCTCCATGGCACGGGAACGGGTGAACATGGCGACCAAACTCGATCTGGGCTGCGGACCATTCGGGAAGCTGGAAGGGGCCGTCGGCCTGGACATCAACGATGCGGCGCACGTGGACGTCGTGCACAGCCTGGACGACTACCCCTATCCCTTCGACGACGCACAATTCGATCACGTCGAGATGTCCCATATCCTGGAGCACATCCTCCAGCCGGCCCGGGCCATGGACGAGGTGTACCGTATCGCGCGGTCCGGGGCTTCGATCCGCATCGTCACGCCCCACTACTCTTCGCAGCTGTCCTATGGCGACCTGACGCACTATCATCACTTCGGCTACGTGACGATTACCCAGATGTGCCGGGACGGACGGTTTCGAATGGACGAATGCAGGCTGATCTTCAGCGACGTCTACCGGGTACTGGGCATCAGCCTGCTCGCCAACTGGTCTCCCCGCAGATGGGAGAAATACCTCGCGTTCATCTTCCCCGGCATGTACGTGGAGGCGAGGCTGACCGTGGTCAAGCCTTGA
- a CDS encoding glycosyltransferase family 9 protein, giving the protein MMWYPIEKRLKTRVLRWLASHPLGNRRAPPGEVDPDRIGRILIIRQHDQFGDFLLTTPAIHALRARFPAARLTLVVRAYLYPVARNNPDVDEVLLFHESGFRWRPRDIRSFVDLMRDPVDLAVVFNTVSHSLSSDLIAWLSGASVVMGPETPTFDHLDHNPFYTINVPVRPEPRHQIQRNLDVVRHVGADTDDLSFRYTMTAEERAAGRAVIDGLDGDPGKLGGPVVAVHFGTGDARKRYPVEQLARVCDALAARRSVRILVIPAPGEEGLLRALREAASAPLHGAPPLSLRKVAGVIRAADLLVCNDTGVLHLAAAVETPTLSFHATSDPAYWKPPGRRHRAFYAASQRIEEIPPDRVYREISAMLDGSGSGETGDIIRI; this is encoded by the coding sequence ATGATGTGGTATCCTATCGAAAAGCGGCTCAAGACCCGGGTGCTCAGATGGCTGGCCAGCCATCCCCTGGGCAATCGCCGCGCACCGCCCGGGGAGGTCGATCCCGATCGCATCGGCCGGATCCTGATTATCCGGCAACACGATCAGTTCGGCGATTTTCTGCTGACCACCCCGGCGATCCATGCGCTGCGGGCGCGGTTTCCCGCCGCGCGCCTCACCCTGGTGGTCCGTGCCTACCTGTACCCCGTGGCCCGGAACAATCCGGACGTGGACGAGGTCCTGCTGTTCCACGAATCCGGTTTCCGCTGGCGGCCCCGGGACATCCGGTCCTTCGTCGATCTCATGCGCGATCCCGTCGACCTCGCCGTCGTGTTCAACACGGTTTCCCATTCCCTGTCCAGCGACCTCATCGCCTGGCTTTCGGGCGCTTCCGTGGTCATGGGACCCGAAACACCCACCTTCGACCACCTCGACCACAATCCGTTCTACACGATCAACGTGCCCGTGCGTCCCGAACCCAGGCACCAGATCCAGCGGAACCTCGACGTGGTGCGGCACGTGGGTGCCGATACGGACGACCTGTCTTTCCGTTACACCATGACCGCGGAAGAACGGGCGGCCGGCCGGGCGGTGATCGATGGCCTGGACGGGGATCCCGGGAAGCTCGGAGGCCCCGTGGTCGCCGTCCACTTCGGCACCGGGGACGCGAGGAAGCGATACCCCGTGGAGCAGCTGGCCCGCGTCTGCGATGCGTTGGCCGCCCGGCGCTCCGTCCGGATCCTGGTCATCCCCGCGCCGGGAGAAGAAGGACTGCTGCGTGCGCTGCGCGAAGCGGCATCCGCTCCGTTGCACGGCGCACCGCCCCTGTCGCTGAGGAAGGTCGCCGGTGTGATACGCGCCGCGGACCTGCTCGTATGCAACGATACCGGGGTCCTCCACCTGGCCGCCGCCGTGGAGACGCCGACCCTGTCCTTTCACGCCACCAGCGATCCGGCCTACTGGAAACCGCCCGGCCGACGGCACCGCGCCTTCTACGCGGCCAGTCAACGGATCGAGGAGATCCCGCCGGATCGCGTGTACCGCGAAATCTCCGCCATGCTCGACGGTTCCGGCAGCGGCGAAACGGGCGATATCATCCGGATCTGA
- a CDS encoding ATP-binding cassette domain-containing protein, whose product MNLYLRVLSYVKPYWYFMAGAMVCMACFALTSSATVWVALPFLQTLFGQETVQTVQDGQSGQPGQGGQLGVAQDSANRLEQRTGMTGLRETLKERTNDLIRRPTKQATLERLCLIILFILLLKNISSYLQAYLMAYAENGVIKDIRNHLYIHLHRLSLSYFHRERTGELISRVSYDVMKINGTISAAFGTLIKEPMLVVVFLAILLILSWQLTLVSLVLLPLSVLVITTVGRRLRRSSTASQEAMADLTSTLQETVAGVRVVKAFNMESFEIGKFKRQTQHYFHTLLRLTHMHNLASPITEILGSAVGLAILWYGGRQVLEGGLLAPEDFLTFFLALFSMMKPVKELGQVHNRIQEGIAAADRVFSVMDTAPEITDAPGAVPLPDLRREIRLDRVHFRYDTVSDPALEDIDLVVRSGETVALVGPSGGGKSTLVDLVARFYDPTGGRIEIDGKDLRTVTVASLREKMGIVTQDVILFNDTVRNNIAYGVADMPLDRIQSAAAAANADAFIEQLPDGYDTFLGERGVRLSGGQRQRIAIARAILKDPQILIFDEATSSLDTESELLVQEAIDRLMKGRTALVIAHRLSTVQKADRVVVVDRGRIVQSGVHGSLIQEDGLYRKLYNLQFRDQEPVAE is encoded by the coding sequence ATGAATCTGTATCTCCGAGTACTTTCATACGTAAAACCCTACTGGTATTTCATGGCCGGCGCCATGGTATGCATGGCCTGTTTCGCGCTGACCAGCAGCGCCACGGTCTGGGTGGCCCTGCCCTTTCTGCAGACCCTCTTCGGTCAGGAAACCGTACAGACGGTTCAGGACGGGCAGTCCGGACAGCCTGGGCAGGGCGGGCAGCTCGGTGTGGCGCAGGATTCGGCGAACCGGCTGGAACAGCGCACCGGGATGACGGGCCTGCGCGAGACCTTGAAGGAACGCACCAACGACCTGATCAGGCGGCCGACCAAGCAGGCAACCCTGGAGCGCCTCTGCCTGATCATCCTGTTCATCCTCCTGCTCAAGAACATCAGCAGTTACCTGCAGGCCTACCTGATGGCCTACGCCGAGAACGGGGTCATCAAAGACATCAGGAACCACCTGTATATCCATCTGCACCGCCTTTCCCTGTCCTATTTCCACCGGGAACGCACGGGGGAGCTCATCTCCCGCGTGTCCTACGACGTCATGAAGATCAACGGCACCATTTCGGCCGCCTTCGGCACGCTGATCAAGGAGCCCATGCTGGTCGTGGTCTTCCTCGCGATCCTCCTGATCCTAAGCTGGCAGTTGACGCTGGTCTCCCTGGTCCTGCTTCCCCTGAGCGTCCTCGTCATCACCACGGTGGGCAGGCGCCTTCGCCGGAGCAGCACGGCTTCCCAGGAGGCCATGGCCGACCTGACCTCTACGCTCCAGGAGACCGTGGCCGGCGTGCGGGTGGTCAAGGCCTTCAACATGGAGTCCTTCGAAATCGGCAAGTTCAAGCGGCAGACGCAACACTACTTCCACACGCTGCTCCGCCTGACCCACATGCACAACCTGGCCAGCCCCATTACGGAGATCCTGGGCAGCGCCGTGGGCCTGGCGATCCTCTGGTACGGCGGGCGGCAGGTGCTGGAAGGCGGCCTGCTGGCGCCCGAGGACTTCCTGACCTTCTTCCTGGCCCTCTTTTCCATGATGAAACCGGTCAAGGAACTCGGCCAGGTGCACAACCGGATCCAGGAAGGGATTGCCGCCGCGGACCGCGTGTTTTCCGTGATGGACACGGCCCCGGAGATCACGGACGCTCCCGGCGCGGTCCCACTGCCCGACCTGCGGCGGGAGATCCGGCTCGATCGCGTTCATTTCCGGTACGATACGGTCTCCGACCCAGCCCTGGAAGATATCGACCTGGTGGTCCGGTCGGGCGAGACCGTGGCGCTCGTGGGACCCAGCGGCGGCGGCAAGTCCACCCTGGTGGATCTCGTCGCGCGGTTCTACGATCCGACCGGGGGGCGCATCGAAATAGACGGGAAAGACCTGCGTACGGTCACCGTGGCCTCCCTCCGGGAGAAAATGGGTATCGTAACCCAGGACGTGATCCTCTTCAACGATACGGTCCGCAACAACATCGCCTACGGCGTCGCGGACATGCCCCTGGACCGGATACAGTCCGCCGCGGCCGCCGCGAACGCAGACGCCTTCATCGAGCAGTTGCCCGATGGGTACGATACGTTTCTCGGGGAGCGGGGCGTGCGGCTTTCCGGTGGGCAGCGCCAGCGCATCGCCATCGCCCGGGCCATCCTGAAGGATCCCCAGATCCTCATATTCGACGAGGCCACCTCCAGCCTGGACACCGAGTCCGAGCTGCTGGTCCAGGAGGCCATCGACCGGCTGATGAAGGGCAGGACGGCCCTGGTCATCGCCCATCGCCTTTCGACGGTTCAGAAGGCGGACCGTGTGGTCGTGGTCGACCGCGGCCGGATCGTCCAGTCCGGCGTCCACGGGTCGCTGATCCAGGAAGACGGCCTGTACAGGAAGCTCTACAACCTGCAGTTCCGGGACCAGGAACCGGTGGCGGAATAA